A single window of Granulibacter bethesdensis DNA harbors:
- the cas1e gene encoding type I-E CRISPR-associated endonuclease Cas1e has protein sequence MSKGSGIPGLAPPKLIPLKDRASLIFVERARLDVLDGAFVAVNADGTRTQIPIGGIAGIMLEPGARISHAAVSFAARTGTLIIWVGEAGVRLYSAGQPGGARSDKLLWQARIALDEAARLRVVRKMYAMRFGEEPPSRRSIEQLRGIEGVRVRESYALLAKQYGVPWKRRLYDPKDWDAGDIPNRCLSAATACLHGLSEAAVLAAGYAPAIGFLHTGKPLSFVYDIADLFKLETVVPEAFRIAGQAAKGRMDMGPDRAVRLACRDMFRRTGLLGRIIPAIEEVLSAADLPRPESPLEAALPAFDEEQSGDEGHRG, from the coding sequence ATGAGCAAAGGGAGCGGGATTCCCGGTCTTGCTCCGCCGAAACTCATCCCGCTGAAAGACCGGGCCTCCCTGATCTTTGTCGAGCGAGCGCGGCTTGATGTGCTCGATGGAGCCTTCGTCGCCGTCAATGCCGATGGAACACGCACTCAGATCCCGATAGGTGGCATTGCCGGGATCATGCTGGAGCCGGGCGCCCGGATATCACATGCGGCGGTTTCCTTTGCGGCTCGTACAGGGACCCTCATTATCTGGGTTGGCGAGGCAGGCGTGCGGCTCTATTCGGCAGGGCAGCCAGGGGGCGCTCGTTCAGACAAACTGCTATGGCAAGCCAGGATTGCGCTTGATGAGGCAGCGCGACTGCGTGTCGTGCGAAAGATGTATGCCATGCGGTTCGGTGAGGAACCACCCTCACGCCGTTCGATCGAACAGTTGCGAGGAATAGAGGGCGTACGCGTGCGGGAAAGCTACGCGCTTCTGGCAAAGCAGTATGGCGTGCCGTGGAAGCGTCGTCTCTACGATCCCAAGGACTGGGATGCAGGCGATATTCCCAATCGCTGCCTGTCTGCTGCTACTGCTTGTTTGCACGGATTGTCTGAAGCCGCGGTTCTGGCAGCGGGTTATGCTCCGGCCATTGGTTTTCTCCATACAGGCAAGCCTCTGTCATTTGTTTATGATATTGCGGACCTGTTCAAGCTCGAAACCGTTGTGCCAGAGGCATTCCGTATTGCCGGACAAGCCGCCAAAGGTCGCATGGACATGGGGCCGGACCGGGCGGTTCGCCTGGCCTGCAGGGACATGTTCCGTCGGACGGGACTTCTTGGACGTATTATTCCCGCGATTGAGGAAGTTCTTTCCGCTGCGGACCTTCCCCGTCCCGAGTCCCCACTCGAGGCTGCCCTACCCGCTTTTGACGAAGAACAGTCTGGCGATGAGGGCCATCGCGGATGA
- the casB gene encoding type I-E CRISPR-associated protein Cse2/CasB, whose translation MSKEEKEPGTIAFGWWTEYLEPRHTNTAARALSARLRRAGPIKALCEPAVHKLAQELHVSGGERETEKLVRLACLLAEVREGDAAPLAHRLGGKEPVLSRGRFEKLIRAEGENLTDLMRRAIVMADRRCNVGDLARDLWYWNDKTRTSWCFGYFHADAPKDDMKETV comes from the coding sequence ATGAGCAAGGAGGAAAAGGAACCGGGCACCATCGCCTTCGGATGGTGGACGGAATATCTTGAGCCACGGCACACGAATACCGCCGCCCGCGCACTGTCTGCACGCCTGCGCCGGGCGGGGCCGATCAAAGCCCTCTGCGAGCCGGCTGTGCATAAGCTCGCGCAGGAACTCCATGTATCGGGAGGAGAAAGAGAGACGGAAAAGCTTGTCCGTCTGGCATGTCTTCTTGCTGAAGTAAGGGAGGGTGATGCCGCACCGCTTGCGCATCGTCTTGGCGGAAAAGAGCCGGTTCTTTCACGCGGACGTTTTGAAAAACTCATCCGTGCGGAAGGTGAAAATCTGACAGATCTGATGCGCCGCGCCATCGTGATGGCCGACCGGCGCTGTAATGTCGGGGATCTGGCGCGCGATCTCTGGTACTGGAACGACAAAACACGCACAAGTTGGTGCTTTGGCTATTTTCACGCCGATGCGCCCAAGGATGATATGAAGGAAACTGTCTGA
- a CDS encoding TrbI/VirB10 family protein, translated as MAEEKKPPASTIGQPPGFLVPPTQSRSVRRLNHLPLFIVGVFCLLAIFSVAYTLYQREKAMNYVAKAPIESGAVVAKATPPINPSDAVPPTPPPQHQPIVPKIDPIQTQTMSEEYKARLELIQHITSRRVDTELEALSAASDVQGFTKTATQKAVNESTPMPRPLGGLPSADAMRAAQAGNMGSQTDGFMPIVPPINYSGGISGSGIGGFGGLANNLGGFGILPGLGSGQNNDQNQQREKNGFLSQKSDANSPYLPYTRTAPLSNTEVKAGTVIPGVMISGVDSDLPGQIIAQVRQNVYDTATGRYLLIPAGARLIGSYDSRITMGQSRVLVGWKRIIYPDGSSVSLDFMPGTDQSGYAGFKDQVNNHMWKIFGNALLMSVFSAGVQLSQPQATNGQNFNSSQIVAGMLGQQLAEAGIVMANRGMNIQPTLEIRPGYEFNIMVTKDVILPPWNSN; from the coding sequence ATGGCTGAAGAAAAAAAACCGCCTGCCAGCACAATAGGCCAACCTCCCGGTTTTCTTGTACCACCAACGCAAAGTCGGAGTGTACGCCGCCTTAACCACTTGCCATTATTCATTGTTGGCGTTTTTTGTCTGCTCGCTATTTTCTCGGTAGCCTACACTCTCTACCAGCGAGAAAAAGCAATGAACTACGTGGCAAAAGCGCCCATTGAATCTGGTGCGGTCGTTGCAAAAGCAACCCCACCCATCAACCCAAGTGATGCAGTACCCCCTACACCACCACCTCAGCATCAGCCGATAGTGCCTAAGATAGACCCGATCCAAACACAGACTATGTCCGAAGAATATAAGGCAAGATTGGAGCTTATCCAACATATTACATCCCGCCGCGTCGATACCGAATTAGAAGCCCTTTCAGCAGCCAGCGATGTACAAGGTTTTACTAAAACTGCGACACAAAAAGCGGTTAATGAATCCACTCCTATGCCACGACCGCTTGGTGGCCTTCCAAGCGCTGATGCAATGCGTGCAGCCCAGGCAGGGAACATGGGTAGCCAGACAGATGGGTTTATGCCTATTGTTCCCCCTATCAATTATTCTGGCGGCATCAGCGGAAGCGGAATAGGTGGTTTTGGTGGACTTGCAAATAATCTTGGTGGTTTTGGTATTCTGCCAGGGTTGGGGAGCGGTCAGAACAATGACCAAAACCAGCAACGCGAAAAAAACGGATTTTTGTCTCAGAAAAGCGATGCTAACAGCCCCTATTTGCCTTACACGCGCACTGCACCTCTTTCCAATACCGAAGTGAAAGCAGGGACAGTAATTCCGGGTGTCATGATTTCTGGCGTTGACTCCGACCTTCCAGGACAGATCATCGCTCAAGTCCGACAAAATGTGTATGATACCGCCACAGGTCGTTATCTGCTGATTCCAGCTGGAGCACGCTTGATCGGCAGCTATGACAGCAGAATCACCATGGGCCAAAGTCGCGTATTGGTCGGATGGAAACGAATTATTTATCCAGATGGCTCATCTGTTTCCCTTGATTTCATGCCCGGCACGGACCAAAGCGGCTATGCAGGCTTTAAAGATCAGGTGAATAACCACATGTGGAAAATTTTTGGTAATGCACTACTGATGTCGGTCTTTTCAGCAGGTGTACAACTTTCTCAGCCACAAGCAACAAACGGACAAAATTTCAATAGTTCTCAGATTGTAGCAGGAATGCTCGGACAACAATTGGCAGAGGCCGGCATTGTTATGGCTAATCGTGGCATGAACATTCAACCAACGCTCGAGATCAGGCCAGGTTACGAATTCAATATTATGGTGACTAAAGATGTTATCTTACCACCATGGAACAGCAATTAA
- the cas7e gene encoding type I-E CRISPR-associated protein Cas7/Cse4/CasC, which translates to MTTFLQFHLLTTYGPSNPNRDDQGRPKQATVGGVPRLRMSSQSIKRALRESTFFALDLADHEGKRTKRLYQNLVEHLISHGVSEEKAHTAADQVAAIFGKLEAPNKETKNRIGTTLAFISPEEWKLAEELAGKIAAGEKVPAEKELKKQVLRRADGAIDIAMFGRMLADSPDYNRDAAVQVTHAITTHLAQSEEDWFSAVDDLNKSEDTGAGHLGEISFGSGVYYQYVCVNCDLLISNLAGDRELAVKGIEALAAALARTTPKGKQNSFAHHPLAHYILAEAGKQAPRDLSGAFFSPVRGERLLEQSVEALEKTRREIDDAYGKVWTSEQKLHVGKGGTLDEITAFVGATVRGA; encoded by the coding sequence ATGACGACTTTTCTGCAATTCCACCTTCTGACGACCTACGGTCCTTCCAATCCCAATCGGGACGATCAGGGGCGTCCAAAACAGGCAACTGTCGGGGGAGTGCCGCGCCTGCGGATGTCGTCCCAATCCATCAAGCGCGCCCTGCGTGAGAGCACCTTTTTCGCACTTGACCTTGCTGATCATGAAGGGAAACGGACCAAACGGCTTTATCAGAACCTTGTCGAGCATCTCATCAGTCATGGCGTAAGCGAGGAAAAGGCCCACACCGCTGCCGATCAGGTCGCGGCGATTTTCGGCAAGCTGGAAGCGCCCAACAAGGAGACAAAAAACCGCATTGGCACGACACTTGCCTTCATCTCACCTGAAGAATGGAAACTGGCGGAAGAACTGGCCGGGAAAATTGCCGCCGGAGAAAAGGTGCCAGCGGAAAAAGAACTGAAAAAGCAGGTTCTGCGCCGGGCCGATGGCGCGATCGATATCGCCATGTTCGGGCGAATGCTGGCGGATTCGCCTGATTACAATCGCGACGCGGCGGTGCAGGTGACGCATGCCATCACTACACACCTGGCGCAGTCGGAGGAGGACTGGTTCTCCGCCGTCGATGATCTCAACAAGAGTGAGGATACGGGAGCAGGGCATCTTGGCGAGATCTCTTTCGGGTCCGGCGTATATTACCAATATGTCTGCGTGAACTGTGACCTGCTCATCAGCAATCTTGCCGGGGACCGCGAACTGGCGGTGAAGGGGATCGAAGCGCTGGCGGCGGCGCTGGCCCGCACAACGCCCAAGGGTAAGCAGAACAGTTTCGCCCATCATCCGCTCGCGCACTACATTCTGGCCGAAGCCGGAAAGCAGGCGCCCCGCGATTTGTCCGGTGCCTTCTTCTCGCCGGTCAGGGGAGAGCGCCTGCTTGAACAGTCAGTCGAGGCGCTGGAGAAGACCCGTCGGGAAATTGATGACGCCTATGGCAAGGTCTGGACGTCGGAACAGAAGCTGCATGTGGGCAAGGGCGGCACGTTGGACGAGATCACGGCCTTCGTGGGCGCGACCGTACGGGGGGCGTGA
- a CDS encoding lytic transglycosylase domain-containing protein: MFVDPALIQTCAPTVAQSTVQSIIQVESKGNPLAINVNGTKLARQPRDIVDATALAKAYIKAGYSVDLGLMQVNNKNLSKLGYTISDMFIPCKNLSAGAQILTKFYTFGREQMIDPQIALRAALSAYNTGNFISGFRNGYVARYFAGSLLTKFGQFTAENKKQDKDDSSSYGQQIINPYTANTVVYVRHEETVLQK, from the coding sequence ATGTTTGTTGATCCAGCACTTATTCAAACATGCGCACCGACCGTCGCGCAAAGCACGGTTCAGAGCATCATTCAGGTGGAAAGCAAGGGAAACCCTTTGGCTATCAACGTAAACGGAACAAAGCTTGCTCGACAGCCGCGTGACATAGTTGACGCTACTGCCCTTGCAAAAGCCTATATCAAGGCTGGCTATTCAGTCGATCTTGGCCTAATGCAAGTGAACAACAAAAATTTGTCAAAACTTGGTTACACTATCTCCGATATGTTCATTCCATGCAAAAATCTTTCAGCAGGTGCTCAAATTCTTACGAAGTTCTATACATTTGGACGTGAACAGATGATCGATCCGCAGATTGCATTGCGCGCAGCTCTGTCAGCCTACAATACAGGCAATTTTATTTCCGGTTTCAGAAACGGCTATGTCGCCCGATATTTTGCTGGGTCTCTGCTGACAAAATTCGGCCAGTTCACGGCGGAAAATAAAAAGCAAGACAAAGACGACTCTTCATCTTATGGGCAGCAGATCATCAATCCCTATACTGCTAACACTGTTGTCTATGTCCGTCATGAGGAAACCGTACTGCAGAAGTAG
- the cas5e gene encoding type I-E CRISPR-associated protein Cas5/CasD, whose translation MQQPFLVFGLTASLGSMGELAGHERRGSLIWPTRSAIIGLMGAALGIERDGDFSALDVLSIDVAIFDAGALVRDYHTIETIPSAAAKNPNSRPEALRDARGRTNTTITHRDYRTSVFYGIAVRGAGLERIAASLLEPHFTLYLGRKSCPLAAPTGAKIVEAVSAEAALEHLKAPLWRKASVQAHLLVTDDPEGEVVTDVPLDRTSWHFAARRVGLRPVSIVAGG comes from the coding sequence ATGCAGCAGCCCTTTCTGGTGTTCGGTCTGACCGCCTCACTGGGCTCGATGGGCGAACTCGCAGGACATGAGCGGCGAGGTTCTCTCATATGGCCTACCCGATCGGCGATCATCGGGCTGATGGGCGCCGCGCTCGGGATCGAACGGGACGGAGATTTTTCTGCGCTCGATGTCCTGTCGATCGATGTGGCGATCTTCGATGCTGGTGCGCTCGTGCGTGATTACCATACCATTGAGACAATTCCGTCCGCTGCCGCGAAAAACCCGAACTCTCGACCGGAAGCTTTGAGGGACGCGCGCGGCAGAACCAACACGACCATCACCCATCGCGACTATCGGACCAGTGTGTTTTACGGAATTGCGGTGCGGGGCGCAGGGTTGGAGAGGATTGCGGCGTCGCTGCTGGAACCGCATTTCACGCTTTATCTCGGACGGAAATCATGTCCGCTTGCCGCGCCGACCGGGGCGAAGATTGTCGAAGCGGTTTCTGCGGAGGCGGCGCTGGAACATCTGAAAGCTCCCCTTTGGCGTAAAGCATCCGTACAAGCGCACCTGCTTGTTACTGATGATCCGGAGGGTGAGGTCGTGACTGACGTTCCGCTGGACCGTACCAGCTGGCATTTTGCCGCCCGGCGGGTTGGTCTGCGTCCGGTCAGCATCGTGGCGGGAGGCTGA
- the casA gene encoding type I-E CRISPR-associated protein Cse1/CasA, protein MSLNLIDDQWIPVLCADGSRRVIAPWQMAEPDVVQPDWPRPDLNIACLELLIGLVFLADPPVDGEDWEARRNPDPQRLQEKLAPYAPAFNLVGDGPRFLQDLEPFTDEASSVDMLFIDSAGVQTAGNNADVMVHRSRYDRLDFPMAAMALYTFQADAPSGGRGNRTSLRGGGPMVTLVDPERMLWDLVWVNVPCGYSAKMETLPWMRPTRVSDTGQKTLPPDGALFGAEAFFGMPRRLRLTHDEGMVTGVIQKPWGTNYALWKHPLSPYYRLKLGTEWLPKHPRVGHFGYRNWLGVVVKEKESDLSELALCLREERIGGGSILVAGWSMDNMKPRDFILSRQRRLSAIPEEAEYRIVDLIQAADAVAVALRNALTPVLAEGEAREAEREEFFRQTETKFLTHVQAIERGEDTADAWLADLRRQALGQFDAKALPGLNQREVEAIGRITEARRYLGLALAGYGKQGGEIFKALGLPLPEKGKRKAA, encoded by the coding sequence GTGTCTCTCAATCTCATTGACGATCAATGGATTCCTGTTCTTTGCGCAGATGGATCGCGACGGGTCATTGCACCCTGGCAGATGGCGGAACCGGATGTGGTGCAGCCCGACTGGCCGCGTCCTGACCTCAATATCGCCTGCCTTGAACTTCTGATCGGGCTGGTTTTTCTCGCTGATCCTCCTGTTGACGGGGAGGACTGGGAGGCACGACGCAATCCCGACCCACAACGGTTGCAAGAAAAGCTGGCACCCTACGCTCCGGCGTTCAACCTTGTCGGTGATGGGCCGCGTTTCCTTCAGGATCTGGAGCCTTTCACGGATGAAGCCAGTTCTGTCGATATGCTGTTCATCGACAGCGCCGGGGTACAAACAGCGGGCAACAACGCGGATGTCATGGTGCATCGCAGCCGGTATGACCGTCTCGATTTTCCCATGGCGGCAATGGCGCTTTACACATTTCAGGCTGATGCCCCATCGGGCGGTCGAGGAAACCGTACCTCGCTGCGCGGTGGTGGACCAATGGTCACGCTGGTCGATCCGGAGCGGATGCTGTGGGATCTGGTCTGGGTGAATGTGCCGTGCGGATATTCCGCGAAAATGGAAACTCTGCCCTGGATGCGGCCGACCCGTGTTTCAGACACTGGACAGAAGACTCTTCCGCCAGATGGTGCGCTTTTTGGAGCGGAGGCTTTTTTTGGAATGCCGCGCAGGCTGCGTCTTACCCATGATGAGGGGATGGTAACCGGCGTGATTCAGAAACCGTGGGGCACGAATTATGCGCTCTGGAAACATCCACTCAGCCCCTATTATCGACTGAAACTCGGCACGGAATGGCTGCCGAAACACCCTCGCGTCGGCCATTTCGGCTATCGCAACTGGCTTGGTGTGGTGGTCAAGGAAAAAGAGAGCGATCTCTCCGAACTGGCATTGTGCCTGCGGGAAGAAAGAATTGGTGGAGGCTCCATCCTCGTCGCTGGCTGGTCGATGGATAATATGAAGCCTCGTGACTTCATTCTTTCACGTCAGCGCCGGTTGTCAGCAATACCCGAGGAAGCGGAATACAGGATTGTGGACCTGATTCAGGCGGCTGATGCCGTAGCGGTGGCCCTGCGTAATGCGCTTACGCCTGTTCTGGCGGAGGGCGAAGCGCGGGAAGCGGAGCGTGAGGAGTTTTTCCGTCAGACTGAAACGAAATTCCTCACTCATGTTCAGGCGATTGAGCGTGGCGAAGACACCGCGGATGCCTGGCTGGCTGATCTTCGCCGACAAGCACTTGGACAGTTCGATGCAAAGGCGCTTCCCGGCTTGAATCAGCGGGAAGTGGAAGCAATCGGGCGTATCACAGAGGCCCGCCGATATCTGGGGCTGGCGCTTGCAGGCTACGGAAAACAGGGTGGCGAGATTTTCAAGGCGCTTGGCCTTCCGCTGCCGGAAAAAGGGAAAAGGAAAGCCGCATGA
- the cas2e gene encoding type I-E CRISPR-associated endoribonuclease Cas2e produces MMVVVVTNVPPRLRGRLAAWLVEVRAGVYVGNYSARTREMIWRQVTEGLETGDAVMVWKASTDQGYDFLTCGRNRRMPVDFDGLKLVTFLPEKSA; encoded by the coding sequence ATGATGGTTGTGGTTGTCACCAATGTGCCGCCACGCCTGCGCGGCAGACTTGCTGCATGGCTGGTTGAAGTGAGGGCCGGTGTGTATGTTGGCAACTATTCGGCTCGGACGCGTGAAATGATCTGGCGCCAGGTGACGGAAGGTCTGGAAACAGGCGACGCCGTCATGGTGTGGAAGGCATCAACGGATCAGGGATATGACTTCCTCACTTGTGGTCGCAACCGCCGCATGCCGGTTGATTTTGATGGGCTGAAGCTTGTAACTTTCCTTCCCGAAAAGTCGGCTTAA
- a CDS encoding S26 family signal peptidase: MNARRFAAGAWIVTTTIALIVGGSYSAGLRINITASAPRGLWLISRIEAGSVRLGEMVSVCPPAQRVVIAMLRHGFIGPGNCLGTDSEPFLKPVVAVAGNTVIIRPAGLIEVNGMLLPNSAPLANMPAWPAGTYTVKPGQVWLISSYDPGSFDSRYFGPVPTTNILGQAIPILIDGDTKSIALRPLLQGGGI; the protein is encoded by the coding sequence ATGAACGCCCGTCGCTTTGCCGCTGGCGCGTGGATTGTCACAACTACAATCGCGCTCATAGTCGGAGGTTCGTATTCCGCAGGATTACGTATCAACATTACCGCTTCCGCACCACGTGGGTTGTGGTTGATCAGCCGGATTGAAGCGGGATCCGTTCGACTAGGTGAAATGGTGTCTGTCTGTCCACCCGCGCAGAGGGTTGTTATCGCTATGCTGAGACACGGCTTTATCGGCCCGGGTAATTGCCTTGGCACAGATAGCGAGCCCTTCCTAAAGCCGGTGGTGGCTGTTGCAGGTAATACTGTGATCATTCGCCCGGCAGGATTGATCGAGGTCAATGGCATGCTCCTGCCAAACAGCGCCCCGCTGGCAAACATGCCCGCATGGCCTGCTGGTACCTATACCGTCAAGCCTGGGCAAGTCTGGCTGATTTCCAGCTATGATCCAGGTAGTTTCGACAGTCGCTATTTTGGCCCTGTACCCACCACCAACATTCTTGGGCAGGCTATACCAATTTTAATTGATGGTGACACCAAAAGCATAGCTCTACGTCCACTGCTGCAAGGCGGCGGAATATAG
- the cas6e gene encoding type I-E CRISPR-associated protein Cas6/Cse3/CasE → MTLYFSHLRLARNPSARALAVLLQSSESGRRASGERVSAQHHLLWSVFADSEERKRDFLWREERDGSFLTLSARPPLQSDLFQPHRIKPYAPDLAPGARLEFLLRANATRMKRDGKREDVVKAPIDALEQSERAERRMEIASLAGKAWLEQQGEKSGFRVITAIAEDYRQLSLLRPGATDRHAMKLGILDLSGHLEMTDPALFLMNLSQGFGRAKSFGCGLMIIRRA, encoded by the coding sequence ATGACACTTTATTTCAGCCATCTCCGCCTGGCCCGAAATCCTTCCGCACGGGCTCTGGCCGTACTGCTGCAATCCTCGGAGTCCGGGAGGCGGGCGTCGGGAGAGCGGGTGTCCGCACAGCACCATCTACTCTGGTCGGTGTTTGCTGACAGCGAGGAAAGAAAACGGGATTTCCTCTGGCGGGAGGAGCGGGACGGCAGCTTCCTCACGCTTTCTGCACGTCCGCCGCTCCAGTCTGATCTTTTCCAGCCGCATCGGATCAAGCCCTATGCACCGGATCTCGCGCCCGGCGCCCGCCTTGAGTTCCTGCTCCGCGCCAATGCGACCCGTATGAAACGGGATGGCAAACGGGAAGACGTCGTCAAGGCGCCCATAGATGCTTTGGAACAGAGTGAGCGCGCAGAACGTCGTATGGAAATCGCCTCCTTGGCAGGGAAGGCGTGGCTGGAACAGCAGGGAGAAAAAAGCGGCTTCAGAGTTATCACCGCGATTGCCGAGGATTATCGGCAATTGTCGCTGCTACGTCCGGGGGCAACGGACCGCCACGCGATGAAGCTCGGGATTCTCGATCTTTCGGGTCATCTCGAAATGACTGACCCGGCGCTTTTTCTCATGAATCTTTCGCAGGGATTCGGACGGGCGAAATCGTTTGGATGCGGTCTGATGATCATCCGGCGGGCATGA